In Tautonia rosea, a single window of DNA contains:
- the rpmA gene encoding 50S ribosomal protein L27, whose translation MAHKKGQGSSRNGRDSNAQRLGIKLFGGQLAKAGAIICRQHGTKWRPGKNVGVGRDWTIFALTEGKVHFDQDGRRINVIPSSNGHAHA comes from the coding sequence ATGGCTCACAAGAAAGGTCAGGGCTCCAGCCGCAACGGCCGCGATTCGAATGCCCAGCGGCTGGGAATCAAGCTTTTTGGTGGTCAGCTTGCCAAGGCGGGCGCGATCATTTGCCGGCAGCACGGCACGAAGTGGCGGCCTGGGAAGAACGTTGGGGTCGGTCGCGACTGGACCATTTTTGCCTTGACCGAGGGCAAGGTTCACTTTGATCAGGATGGTCGTCGGATCAATGTGATTCCGTCCTCCAACGGTCACGCTCACGCCTGA
- the obgE gene encoding GTPase ObgE, with product MFVDRVTLHVKGGDGGNGCLSFRREKYVPRGGPNGGDGGHGAHVIVRAVEGLTNLAHLSGMRHFRGERGQHGMGSSRDGKSAETVYIDVPAGTIVRDHTHGHVLRDLKSPGDYVVVARGGKGGHGNEHFKSSINRAPRQVEPGQPGEERSIDLELKVIADVGLIGLPNAGKSTLLSRISRAHPEIADYPFTTKYPNLGAVVVEDDAFIVADIPGLIEGAHQGHGLGHEFLRHVERTKVLVHLVEAVPIDGSDPVENYRTIRNELEQYSPALANRPEILVLSKLDVTGADEAVDRIAHELCREPLTLSAVTGRGIPQLISRILDVLQRVRAQLGEEEAPSSPEVLEDP from the coding sequence ATGTTTGTCGATCGGGTGACGCTTCACGTCAAAGGTGGCGATGGCGGGAACGGTTGCCTCAGCTTCCGCCGGGAGAAATACGTCCCTCGGGGGGGGCCTAACGGGGGCGATGGCGGCCACGGCGCTCATGTGATCGTCCGCGCCGTGGAAGGCCTGACGAACCTGGCCCACCTTTCCGGCATGCGTCACTTCCGGGGCGAGCGTGGGCAGCATGGGATGGGAAGCAGCCGGGACGGTAAAAGCGCCGAGACGGTCTATATCGATGTTCCGGCGGGAACGATTGTCCGCGACCACACTCACGGCCATGTTCTTCGGGACTTGAAGTCTCCTGGCGATTACGTCGTGGTGGCCCGAGGTGGAAAAGGGGGGCACGGAAACGAGCATTTCAAGTCCTCGATCAATCGAGCGCCTCGCCAGGTCGAGCCGGGGCAGCCGGGAGAGGAACGCTCGATCGACCTGGAATTGAAGGTAATCGCCGATGTCGGCCTGATCGGATTGCCGAACGCCGGCAAATCGACCTTGCTCTCCCGGATCAGCCGGGCACACCCCGAGATCGCTGATTACCCCTTCACGACCAAGTACCCGAATCTCGGGGCGGTGGTTGTTGAGGACGACGCATTCATCGTCGCCGATATTCCCGGCCTAATCGAGGGAGCACACCAGGGGCACGGCCTGGGACACGAGTTTCTCCGCCATGTGGAGCGGACCAAGGTGCTGGTGCATCTGGTCGAGGCTGTGCCGATCGACGGGTCCGATCCGGTCGAGAATTACCGGACCATCCGGAACGAGCTGGAACAGTACAGCCCGGCCCTGGCAAACCGACCCGAGATCCTCGTGCTTTCGAAACTCGACGTGACCGGGGCCGATGAGGCGGTCGATCGGATTGCCCACGAACTCTGCCGCGAACCACTGACCCTCTCCGCGGTCACGGGACGAGGGATTCCACAGCTTATCAGTCGGATCCTCGACGTGCTTCAACGAGTCCGAGCGCAGTTGGGAGAGGAGGAAGCTCCCTCATCCCCGGAAGTGCTCGAAGACCCTTGA
- a CDS encoding type III pantothenate kinase — protein sequence MSPDRLVIDVGNTRLKWGRLDHRGRIIDSFATAVDDYGAWQTSINRLVSEQSPSPAAIASVNPPIADRLGAWLERSGIGPIQWFRSAADVSLNHRLEAPEQTGADRALAVLAALDHAGQVGPGIVVQCGTAITVERIDPEGCWLGGAIAIGPGLASRALQSGTAQLPSALPLDPERPTPAWGASTLPALEAGLLWGAVGTIRELIARQGEGLNPEPWVIWTGGDAPILGPRVSGAGVQIEPDLVLMGAALAGFRGPDHPIDATPFSR from the coding sequence GTGTCCCCCGACCGACTTGTGATTGATGTCGGCAACACCCGGCTGAAGTGGGGGCGTCTTGACCACCGAGGCCGGATCATCGACTCTTTCGCGACGGCGGTGGACGATTACGGGGCCTGGCAGACCTCGATCAATCGCCTGGTGTCAGAGCAGTCCCCGAGTCCTGCGGCGATCGCTTCGGTCAATCCGCCGATCGCCGATCGGCTTGGAGCCTGGCTTGAACGTTCCGGAATCGGACCGATCCAATGGTTTCGATCGGCGGCCGATGTGTCGTTGAACCATCGGCTCGAGGCTCCCGAGCAGACGGGGGCCGATCGAGCCCTCGCGGTGCTGGCGGCCCTCGATCACGCCGGGCAAGTCGGCCCGGGAATCGTGGTCCAGTGTGGCACGGCGATTACGGTCGAGCGCATCGATCCGGAGGGATGCTGGCTTGGGGGGGCCATTGCCATCGGTCCAGGTCTTGCTTCAAGAGCGCTACAATCGGGAACCGCACAACTGCCGAGCGCCTTGCCTCTCGATCCGGAACGCCCGACTCCGGCATGGGGAGCGTCGACACTCCCTGCGCTGGAAGCAGGACTTCTCTGGGGAGCCGTCGGGACAATTCGGGAGCTGATCGCTCGACAAGGTGAGGGGCTGAATCCGGAACCCTGGGTGATCTGGACGGGGGGGGATGCGCCGATTCTGGGACCACGAGTCTCTGGAGCCGGAGTTCAAATCGAGCCAGACCTGGTCTTGATGGGGGCGGCGTTGGCAGGATTCCGAGGGCCAGACCACCCAATCGACGCGACTCCGTTCAGCCGTTAG
- a CDS encoding YqgE/AlgH family protein, translating into MTSLKGNFLIASNSLADPNFVRTVLLMVEHSETGAAGVILNRPTGATIAEISRKVFNEPDDWDKPIFLGGPVPGPLMVLHAVEALSDQSVIEGLYTTIDPDKIQELIQLRVEPSVFLANYAGWGAGQLEMELAEDSWRVIPADSSLALEGGDASLWETLMRRVSANLLAGALGLPDLPNDPTLN; encoded by the coding sequence ATGACGAGCCTCAAGGGAAACTTCCTCATCGCATCGAATTCCCTGGCCGACCCGAACTTCGTTCGGACTGTCTTGTTGATGGTTGAGCACTCCGAAACCGGTGCGGCCGGGGTCATCCTGAACCGCCCGACAGGTGCCACCATCGCCGAGATTTCTCGGAAGGTCTTCAACGAGCCTGATGACTGGGACAAGCCGATCTTTCTGGGAGGCCCCGTCCCCGGGCCCCTCATGGTGCTGCATGCGGTCGAAGCACTCTCGGATCAATCCGTCATCGAAGGTCTTTACACCACCATCGACCCGGACAAGATCCAGGAACTGATTCAGCTTCGGGTCGAACCCTCGGTCTTCCTGGCCAACTATGCCGGTTGGGGAGCCGGCCAGCTTGAGATGGAACTGGCTGAGGACTCGTGGCGGGTGATTCCTGCCGACAGCTCCCTTGCCCTTGAAGGTGGCGATGCCTCTCTCTGGGAAACGCTGATGCGACGCGTTTCGGCGAACCTGCTGGCCGGAGCGTTGGGACTGCCGGATCTCCCCAACGATCCCACTCTGAATTAA